A single Lactuca sativa cultivar Salinas chromosome 8, Lsat_Salinas_v11, whole genome shotgun sequence DNA region contains:
- the LOC111920975 gene encoding uncharacterized protein LOC111920975 isoform X3 encodes MSVEIKLSRSNRTYRPHEPLQGKIITKFPSSVSHRGIHLTVNGSVNLQVRGGSAGLIESLYGVLKPIPILYHFLLFSNIKKRIPNSMKLFMEQTLTSRQYLLTVDVVRGYLHKSFSATVEFIIESELGGLPEKPVSPETVFFYITQDTQRHSLLHELKSGGFKVSGRICTQCLVGDPLVGEVTVEASAVPIYSIDIHLHRIESIMVGEKIATETSVLQTTQIADGDVCRSICLPIYVILPRLLTCPTVFAGPFSVEFKVTIVVTFQTELYNVQPKSDPRAFRKWVAMESLPLELVQSQ; translated from the exons ATGTCTGTTGAGATCAAACTCTCTCGATCGAATCGAACCTACCGTCCCCAT GAACCTCTTCAGGGAAAAATCATCACCAAATTTCCCTCATCAGTCTCTCACCGTGGAATCCACTTAACCGTCAATGGTTCTGTCAATTTGCAG GTTCGTGGTGGTTCTGCCGGACTCATTGAATCGCTTTACGGTGTTCTGAAGCCTATTCCAATACT ATACCATTTTCTATTATTCTCAAACATAAAGAAGAGGATACCAAATTCTATGAAACTTTTCATGGAGCAAACATTAACATCCAG ACAGTATCTGCTAACTGTAGATGTTGTGAGAGGATACCTACATAAATCATTCTCTGCTACAGTGGAGTTCATAATCGAAAGTGAATTAG GTGGTCTCCCAGAGAAACCAGTCTCTCCTGAAACGGTCTTCTTTTATATCACTCAAGACACACAAAGGCACTCTTTGCTTCATGAACTGAAATCAG GTGGTTTCAAGGTATCTGGTAGAATTTGCACTCAGTGCCTTGTAGGTGATCCTTTAGTGGGAGAGGTAACAGTTGAAGCATCTGCAGTCCCTATCTACTCCATTGACATTCACTTGCATCGCATCGAGTCGATTATGGTGGGGGAAAAGATAGCCACAGAAACATCCGTACTTCAGACTACTCAG ATAGCAGATGGAGACGTTTGCCGAAGTATCTGTCTGCCTATTTATGTCATACTTCCCCGGCTTTTGACATGTCCAACTGTGTTTGCTGG ACCATTTTCAGTGGAGTTTAAAGTTACCATCGTTGTTACATTTCAGACAGAATTGTACAACGTGCAACCAAAATCTGATCCCCGAGCTTTTAGAAAAtgg GTTGCAATGGAAAGTCTTCCTCTGGAGTTGGTTCAATCTCAGTGA
- the LOC111920975 gene encoding uncharacterized protein LOC111920975 isoform X1, with translation MSVEIKLSRSNRTYRPHEPLQGKIITKFPSSVSHRGIHLTVNGSVNLQVRGGSAGLIESLYGVLKPIPILKKSIEVEPCGKISAGTTQIPFSIILKHKEEDTKFYETFHGANINIQYLLTVDVVRGYLHKSFSATVEFIIESELGGLPEKPVSPETVFFYITQDTQRHSLLHELKSGGFKVSGRICTQCLVGDPLVGEVTVEASAVPIYSIDIHLHRIESIMVGEKIATETSVLQTTQIADGDVCRSICLPIYVILPRLLTCPTVFAGPFSVEFKVTIVVTFQTELYNVQPKSDPRAFRKWVAMESLPLELVQSQ, from the exons ATGTCTGTTGAGATCAAACTCTCTCGATCGAATCGAACCTACCGTCCCCAT GAACCTCTTCAGGGAAAAATCATCACCAAATTTCCCTCATCAGTCTCTCACCGTGGAATCCACTTAACCGTCAATGGTTCTGTCAATTTGCAG GTTCGTGGTGGTTCTGCCGGACTCATTGAATCGCTTTACGGTGTTCTGAAGCCTATTCCAATACT gaagaAGAGCATTGAGGTTGAACCATGTGGGAAGATTAGTGCAGGCACAACACAG ATACCATTTTCTATTATTCTCAAACATAAAGAAGAGGATACCAAATTCTATGAAACTTTTCATGGAGCAAACATTAACATCCAG TATCTGCTAACTGTAGATGTTGTGAGAGGATACCTACATAAATCATTCTCTGCTACAGTGGAGTTCATAATCGAAAGTGAATTAG GTGGTCTCCCAGAGAAACCAGTCTCTCCTGAAACGGTCTTCTTTTATATCACTCAAGACACACAAAGGCACTCTTTGCTTCATGAACTGAAATCAG GTGGTTTCAAGGTATCTGGTAGAATTTGCACTCAGTGCCTTGTAGGTGATCCTTTAGTGGGAGAGGTAACAGTTGAAGCATCTGCAGTCCCTATCTACTCCATTGACATTCACTTGCATCGCATCGAGTCGATTATGGTGGGGGAAAAGATAGCCACAGAAACATCCGTACTTCAGACTACTCAG ATAGCAGATGGAGACGTTTGCCGAAGTATCTGTCTGCCTATTTATGTCATACTTCCCCGGCTTTTGACATGTCCAACTGTGTTTGCTGG ACCATTTTCAGTGGAGTTTAAAGTTACCATCGTTGTTACATTTCAGACAGAATTGTACAACGTGCAACCAAAATCTGATCCCCGAGCTTTTAGAAAAtgg GTTGCAATGGAAAGTCTTCCTCTGGAGTTGGTTCAATCTCAGTGA
- the LOC111920975 gene encoding uncharacterized protein LOC111920975 isoform X2, which produces MSVEIKLSRSNRTYRPHEPLQGKIITKFPSSVSHRGIHLTVNGSVNLQVRGGSAGLIESLYGVLKPIPILLVQAQHRYHFLLFSNIKKRIPNSMKLFMEQTLTSRQYLLTVDVVRGYLHKSFSATVEFIIESELGGLPEKPVSPETVFFYITQDTQRHSLLHELKSGGFKVSGRICTQCLVGDPLVGEVTVEASAVPIYSIDIHLHRIESIMVGEKIATETSVLQTTQIADGDVCRSICLPIYVILPRLLTCPTVFAGPFSVEFKVTIVVTFQTELYNVQPKSDPRAFRKWVAMESLPLELVQSQ; this is translated from the exons ATGTCTGTTGAGATCAAACTCTCTCGATCGAATCGAACCTACCGTCCCCAT GAACCTCTTCAGGGAAAAATCATCACCAAATTTCCCTCATCAGTCTCTCACCGTGGAATCCACTTAACCGTCAATGGTTCTGTCAATTTGCAG GTTCGTGGTGGTTCTGCCGGACTCATTGAATCGCTTTACGGTGTTCTGAAGCCTATTCCAATACT ATTAGTGCAGGCACAACACAG ATACCATTTTCTATTATTCTCAAACATAAAGAAGAGGATACCAAATTCTATGAAACTTTTCATGGAGCAAACATTAACATCCAG ACAGTATCTGCTAACTGTAGATGTTGTGAGAGGATACCTACATAAATCATTCTCTGCTACAGTGGAGTTCATAATCGAAAGTGAATTAG GTGGTCTCCCAGAGAAACCAGTCTCTCCTGAAACGGTCTTCTTTTATATCACTCAAGACACACAAAGGCACTCTTTGCTTCATGAACTGAAATCAG GTGGTTTCAAGGTATCTGGTAGAATTTGCACTCAGTGCCTTGTAGGTGATCCTTTAGTGGGAGAGGTAACAGTTGAAGCATCTGCAGTCCCTATCTACTCCATTGACATTCACTTGCATCGCATCGAGTCGATTATGGTGGGGGAAAAGATAGCCACAGAAACATCCGTACTTCAGACTACTCAG ATAGCAGATGGAGACGTTTGCCGAAGTATCTGTCTGCCTATTTATGTCATACTTCCCCGGCTTTTGACATGTCCAACTGTGTTTGCTGG ACCATTTTCAGTGGAGTTTAAAGTTACCATCGTTGTTACATTTCAGACAGAATTGTACAACGTGCAACCAAAATCTGATCCCCGAGCTTTTAGAAAAtgg GTTGCAATGGAAAGTCTTCCTCTGGAGTTGGTTCAATCTCAGTGA